From a region of the Triticum aestivum cultivar Chinese Spring chromosome 7D, IWGSC CS RefSeq v2.1, whole genome shotgun sequence genome:
- the LOC123164630 gene encoding probable L-ascorbate peroxidase 4, peroxisomal, whose protein sequence is MAAPVVDAEYLRQVDRARRALRALIASKGCAPIMLRLAWHDAGTYDVNTRTGGANGSIRYEEEYTHGSNAGLKIAIDLLEPIKAKHPKVTYADLYQLAGVVAVEVTGGPTVEFIPGRRDSSVCPREGRLPDAKKGAPHLRDIFYRMGLTDKDIVALSGGHSLGKAHPERSGFDGAWTRDPLKFDNSYFLELLKGESEGLLKLPTDKALLDDAEFRRYVELYAKDEDAFFKDYAESHKKLSELGFTPRISGLASTKSDVSTAVVLAQSAVGVAVAAAVVIAGYLYEASKRSK, encoded by the exons ATGGCGGCTCCGGTGGTGGACGCCGAGTACCTGCGCCAGGTCGACAGGGCGCGCCGCGCCCTCCGCGCCCTCATCGCCTCCAAGGGATGCGCCCCCATCATGCTCCGCCTCGC ATGGCACGATGCTGGCACGTATGATGTGAACACAAGAACTGGTGGCGCAAATGGTTCAATTAGATACGAGGAAGAGTACACCCATGGTTCAAATGCTGGCTTAAAAATTGCTATTGATCTCCTCG AGCCTATTAAAGCGAAGCATCCAAAGGTTACATATGCAGACCTTTATCAG CTTGCTGGAGTAGTTGCAGTTGAAGTCACGGGGGGTCCAACTGTTGAGTTCATCCCTGGAAGACGT GATTCGTCAGTTTGTCCCCGTGAAGGGCGCCTTCCTGATGCTAAGAAAG GCGCACCACATCTGAGGGACATCTTTTATCGAATGGGCTTAACAGACAAAGATATTGTAGCACTATCTGGGGGCCATAGTCTG GGAAAGGCGCATCCTGAAAGGTCTGGGTTTGACGGTGCATGGACTCGTGATCCTCTGAAGTTTGACAACTCATACTTTCT TGAGCTACTGAAAGGGGAATCAGAGGGTCTTCTGAAGCTCCCTACTGATAAGGCATTGTTGGATGATGCTGAATTTAGACGCTATGTGGAGCTTTATGCAAAG GACGAGGATGCTTTCTTCAAGGACTACGCTGAATCACACAAGAAACTTTCTGAACTTGGCTTCACACCACGGATCAGTGGCCTAGCTTCTACAAAATCAGATGTTTCAACTGCTGTTGTACTTGCACAGAGTGCAGTGGGGGTAGCAGTTGCGGCAGCTGTAGTCATCGCGGGCTACCTGTACGAggcttccaagaggagcaagtaa